A stretch of DNA from Desulfovibrio sp.:
TGTGCATATTGTTGGCGACGACCAGGTTCTTGCATTCCCAGCAGAGGTCCGGCCGTGCCGCCGACCAAAGCGGGGCGCGCAGCATCCATTTGGCTGGACAACCGTCCGTGCATTTCCCGGTGCCCGGCCTGAACATGCAATCGCCGGCTGGCTGACCCCTGAACCGCACCTCCCACGCCCGCATGCTGGAAGAACGCACCAATTCCTCGACGTCGGCTTGCCTGTCTTCGGTCGAGCGGTTACCGAGGGATATGCCGAGCCTGCGCGCTGTCTTTTGAAGCTCGTCCACCAGCGGCCCATTGTGGCGTGATTTCCCAGACATCATCGAACCGATCATGGCCACGGTGTTCTGGACAGCGGCATCGTCGAGCAGCTGGAGCAATTCAGGATCCGCGGCGACATAGCCTTGCTCCGTCATCGCAATACTGAGGTGCTTGAAGTGGTCCTTAAGCGCGGGGAGCATGGCGCTGTCCGAGCGTATGACGTACTGGGCGAAAGTTTTGCGCCATTGGTGTGTGCTAGGATTGTGGTTCGCCAAGAGATCGTCCGTGTCGAAGAAGTCTTTGACGGCGTAGATCATGATCGGGACTGAGTAAGGCTTGCCGGAAACGGCGTCGACACCCATTGCCAGCACAAGTTCATTTGTGCCATCCGCTTCCCGCCAAGGCCGATAGAGCCGTTCCAATGCACAAACTGCCAGTACGGGGATTGGCAATGATTCCGGGCCGCTACCCACGGGCCGGGAGCCGACTAGCCAGTCATTCTCAGCCGGGGTGGGTAAGGTTTTCGACAACAGACTGCGAATGAAAAAGAGTTCGTCGAGGCCACTAAGCGAGGGTTTTACGACAATGCAGTCGGGCAAACCTGTGGTGGGGTCGATCCCACTTGTCTTGATTGCGCAGATCTCATTGGCCCGCATCCCCGTAAGGGCTTGAATGAGGATGACGCAGGCGTCCCTGACGCGGTTAATTTTGATGATCGCCTTTATCCGATCTTGGGGAAGCGATTCATCGACAACTTTTAGCTTGGTGTAGTGTTTGCTCGATAGCCCCCTGTGTTCGAATACAGCGGCGGCGCACTGCATGGCTTCCGCGAAGATGTCCTCTTCGGTGGCCTGCAAGGAGAGTTCGATGGCCCGGCGGAAAACATCGTCGGGAATTGGGGGAATGGTGCCGTCCTGCCGCTCGGCTGTTTCTCGTGCCACCTCGTTTGCCCGCCTTCCTTGGAAAGGCGGGCATTGCGGCACAGGCAACCCAGCCGTTTCCAGGACAGCGTGGAATTGCCAGAGTTTTATCGGAAAGGCGACAGCATTGCGGAGGGTATTGAATGGTCCCCTCTTATTCTTGCGGCGATATGCGTCTACCCTGGCGACATCGAGAAAGTCCCTGAAGGCGCCGTCGTCCAGTTCATTGAACGCGATGTAGTCGTTGCTGCACATCCACCTCACGAAATTCGTCATAGAATGATAAAATGCGTAGGTGGTATTGGCCTTGGACACACGGCCGCCAATACAGGAGTTCATAAAGGTCCATATCACTTGGCGGCAAGACTCAAGCAACGTGCCCCACGAAATATCGGTAAATAGACTGCCGTCAGGCATTTCGAATGCCCAATCGAGCGTCTTTGGGTATTGACCAGGAGTCGTCTCTTCGAGAATCCACTTCGGGTCTTCCCAGGCCGATTTATTGCTCACGGCAATAGGCCGGACACAATCCTGGTTTTGGGTTTGGTGCTGGTTTGTCTGCATCTCGGATTTACTCGATGGCCAAGAGCGGAGGGAGACGAATCGTCTCGGCGGCTGCGAAGACGGCAGGATCGCGGAATGACGGCAGCCAGCGTTCGTGAAGCATCTCCAAGGCTGGACCCCACTCGCTGAGCCACCGCTGCGGAGACATATCGCCCTTCGCCGCGTCGATGGCCGATGTGAGGCGGACGAGGTGCGCCAGAGCGTGGGGCGATTGGGAATCGACCGATGCGAGCGGACACGTCACGCATTCGCCCCAGGCGGAGCAAATCTTCCCTTGGGTTTGACCTGGAATTGGCGAATCGTAAGGGTCGAAGCATTCGAAACCGCCGGTCGCCGCTCTCCCTGTCCCCCGCGGGAAGGGCTGCCGGCTATCCGCCCGTCCATCTGACGCAATCCATCGCCCCCGTCGATTGACAATTTCACTCAACCTCTCCATTCGGCGCCTGCGGACCGCGGTCGAGACATAATGACCGTCGGTCATATCGACTGAGCCGTGGTTCAGGATGGTTTGCTGGGCCTTAATGTCGCCGCCACTGATGAGATCGACCAACTCAGAAATGGTTGGCCTTACCTGGGACAAAGTAAATTCGGGAAGCCCATGCGCGGCTGCAAACTCTCTCAGTTTCTTGTTGAACACGCCGATCAGGAAGTGGTTGGCTTGAACCTCCTTGCCGGCACCGATCCCCCTGAAAATGAACAATTTGGTCGAGAGGGGACCGGCGAAACGCCTCACTCTTCGGGTGATCGTCTCGGTGTTGCGGAAGATCGTCACGGGGTTGTCGATGTTCTCATCGTCGCAAGGGTAGGTACGCACTTGATCGCGCCCGGCTCGATTCTTCTTTCCGACGATCTTTTGCCTGGCATCGATTCCATGCAGGTCGGCAGATCCGGAGGCTAACGGATTTTCACGTAACGCCGACAATTCCATGCCGAGAATTGTCTCGGGATTGAAGGCGGTCCTGATGGCCAGCATCAGAGCGAACGGCACCAAGTCACGGCTCGATGCGGCCAGCCAATCGTTTACTCGCAGCAATCCGCCATTCTTGAATATTACATACCGCAAGGTGCGGTCCTGGGCCTTCTTCTCCGCACCAATGCTGATCACACCGCTATATTCGTCTTCAATGAAGGCCAACAAGACATCAAGACGACCAGATGTGATGTCGACGCCTTCCGCGATGGCTGCCCGGCCGGAGGCCAGCAACGCATCACCCTTGTCGAGACGCTGCAAGACTTCGCGCATCTCCCGCAGGCAGGCCACTTCAATCGCCGCAAGGGTCGTTATTGGCAGCCCCTCACGCGAGACGACACGACGATGGCGGCCTGGCCAAAGGCCCTCTGGGAAATCGATCCGCGCCGGCAGGAAAGCCCTGTATTCGGGCAAGTGTGATAACCTACCGACGACTTTCTTCAGGACGCCGAATGCGCCGCTCTTGGCGCTCTCGCTCATACCCGTCGCGTCCATCCACTTCACGAACTCACGGACCAAGTCCCCATCGATGTCTGCCAAGGTCGCGTCGCAACGCCCCTTCTCGGCGAGGAACTGGCAGAAGGTGTTGACGCGGGAGAGAGCCGATTGGACCGTCGCGGGCCGTTTAGTTCTGTAGTGCGCGAAGAAGGCTCTGGCGAACGGTTCCGCCAACAGAGACGCCGCGAGCCAGTGCTCGCCAGGGTTCATGCTGATCGGTTTTTTCATATTCGGCCTGAACGGGAGGGTGATCGTGATCCGCCCCGGCCCGTCGTCCGCCCGATGTTCCACCTCAACGCCGCCTTCCATGCGCGGCGTGGGAATGGGGACCACTCCGCCGGCACGGCTGCCGCGGTCATGTGTCTGGGCCGTGGGAGCGCCAAGCAGTTTGGCGCGATCAAGTCGTCTGGCCATTCCAGATAGCTCTCATGAAATTGGTGATCGCATCCGTCATTTCGGCTTCGCGAGATGAGACGCTGCGCAGGTAGGTGTTGATCGTCGTTGAGAGGTGTTTATGACCGAGGAGATTTTTCAGCGTTACCCAGGGCTCGCTGCGCCCCTGCCGGACGAGCTCCTGGTAATACGCCACCGCAAAGGTATGTCTGAGATCGTGGAAGGAATATTTTGCCACTTCCAGATACTCAGCGCCGTTGGGGCCAGCGACGACGCCAATTCTGGTCAGCCCCGCCGCCAACACGGCCTTGTGGAAATTGCGCTCCACCGTGTGGGCGGTGACAGGGCCTCCGCGGTTGCGGTTCCCGTTTGCCGCGTTGACAAAGAGGGCGGTGGTCTTCGAGCCGGTGCCCCGGATCGCCATGGCCCGTTCGGTGTCGATATAGGTCAGGATGTCGGCACGCACCTGCGGCGGGATCATCACGGTCCGCGGATTCAGGCCTTTGGTGACCGTGATCCGGAGAGGACTGTTGCCGTAGGTCGCATTCGGGATCAGCCCCTGTGCTTGACGCAAGGTTAGAGCGACACATTCGTGGACGCGCATTCCGGTGGCCAATGCGAGGTGCATGATGATGCGGTCCCGCGACGGCCTGGGATCGCCAAGCGACCCGGGGCTGGGCCCGAGATGCTCCGACACAACCCGGATGTCGTCAACGCTGAGAGCGTCAACGTTGTCTGTCTGCTGATCCTTGGGCAGCAACCTGCTCGATTCGGCATGGCGCTCACCCGGATTCGTGTGCGCGAGCATGTCCCGAGAATTCTCCCGAGGAATCTTTCGGACCTCGCGTTCGTCGACTTGGCAGATAGAGAGACCTGCCTTTTCCGCCCATTTGTAGAAGTCGAGGATCACGATCAGCCGCTTTCTGACCGTTGCGATAGACCGCCCGAACCCCAGCAACCGATCTCGATACGTTTCCACATCTTCGGTTGATACGGTATCCCAGCGCAGGCCGGCGACGGCCATATAGGAGAACCACTCGTACAGGTCTTTGCAGTACGTCAGCTGGGTGTTCCCGACTGACTGGATTTTGGCGTTGCCCACACATTTATCGAACAAATAGAGTAGGATCGGCTCGACGACCTCCTCCGCATCGTCAACGACATAGCGGAACCCCTCTGGCAGGGCATGTTCACGGATCGCAGTCCATTCGGCGTCGGTCATGCCGATCGCCGGTGCCCGGGGGAGCAGTCTCGATATCCTGATTTCGTAGCTGGACATTCCGTTATTCGGTCGTTCGGCGGCCACGTTTTTCCCCTTAGGCCGCCGTGAGCAGAGGGATCCCCGCCGCGACCAAGTTGGCAAGTTCATCATCCTGATAGCTTGGACCGCCGAGATCGGCGCGGACCCGCATCAGCATGCGGCCGAGCAGGTTCCGGCCGACACCGTTGATCTCCCCCCAGCGACGGTTGACCTCGCTGTCGACCGTGCCGCTTTCGACCAGGCGAGCGGTGCCCGTGTTCATGAGCAGCGCGGCCAAGTCGCCATGCTGGCCGAATTTCGCCTGCAGGCACTTCAGCATCCAGGGATAGCGCAGGCGCGACCAGCCGGGCGCAATGTCCCAGTGCAGAAGACCATGCGCGGCCGATGCCACCAGGGACGGCGTCGGCGCCGCCAGTATCCACCGCCGCACCGCCGGCTTGCGGGCTTTCCGAGACTGGTAGGCATGCTCGACTGTCGGGAACACCTCGCTCTCGATCTCCACCGGCCTGCGATAGAGGTTGCTGAAGCCCCCGTAGGGCTTCTCGTTGGCCCGATAGAAGTTGATGTCCTCGCCCACGACCGTTCCCCCTGGTGATCACTGTTGACGACAATACTGCGCCATCCCGTCTTGGGCTGCCTCGGCGAGTTTCTGCCGGTACTCTGCGTCGTCGAGCCGGTCAGCCTGATAATCCACCCAAGCCTGAAGAGTGGTGTGGGCAAATGACCATTCGCCGGCCTCTCGGGCAGCAGCAAGCCGTTCCGCCATGGCGACCAAAAGCCAGTGCTCGCCCATCTCGGAACGGATGGAATCCGCCGCATCGCCCATGATCAGCCGTGCGGCCTGCATTGGCGTCCAGCGCTCCCCAGCGGCTTTTAAGGTGGCGAGAAAAGCGCCAGGGTCCTGCGCACATCCATGCCGTTCGATCCGCGCCATCGCGCGTTTACCCCTTGATGTTGATGATCGGCCGGACGTGGTGAACCACCTCCACCAGATCCGCCTGCTGCGCCATGACGTCGAAGATCGATTTGTAGGCGAAGGGGCTCTCGTCCAGCGTGGCCATGTCGACCTTGGCAACGATGCCGACCATGGTTTCCGTGAAGTCTTCGACCTTCAGCGCCTCCTTGGCCTGCTTGCGGCCGAGCACGCGGCCGGCGCCATGCGAACTCGAGTACAGGGCGTCCGAATTGCCCTTGCCGCGGACAATGAAGCTGCCGTCCCGCATGTTGCCCGGGATCACGCCCATC
This window harbors:
- a CDS encoding site-specific integrase produces the protein MQTNQHQTQNQDCVRPIAVSNKSAWEDPKWILEETTPGQYPKTLDWAFEMPDGSLFTDISWGTLLESCRQVIWTFMNSCIGGRVSKANTTYAFYHSMTNFVRWMCSNDYIAFNELDDGAFRDFLDVARVDAYRRKNKRGPFNTLRNAVAFPIKLWQFHAVLETAGLPVPQCPPFQGRRANEVARETAERQDGTIPPIPDDVFRRAIELSLQATEEDIFAEAMQCAAAVFEHRGLSSKHYTKLKVVDESLPQDRIKAIIKINRVRDACVILIQALTGMRANEICAIKTSGIDPTTGLPDCIVVKPSLSGLDELFFIRSLLSKTLPTPAENDWLVGSRPVGSGPESLPIPVLAVCALERLYRPWREADGTNELVLAMGVDAVSGKPYSVPIMIYAVKDFFDTDDLLANHNPSTHQWRKTFAQYVIRSDSAMLPALKDHFKHLSIAMTEQGYVAADPELLQLLDDAAVQNTVAMIGSMMSGKSRHNGPLVDELQKTARRLGISLGNRSTEDRQADVEELVRSSSMRAWEVRFRGQPAGDCMFRPGTGKCTDGCPAKWMLRAPLWSAARPDLCWECKNLVVANNMHMAFWQDRLAKQTGAIEDAEAQGDIALAMLCRQRAAQCLAVLKKMEQSGDNGDVA
- a CDS encoding phage integrase SAM-like domain-containing protein, with translation MARRLDRAKLLGAPTAQTHDRGSRAGGVVPIPTPRMEGGVEVEHRADDGPGRITITLPFRPNMKKPISMNPGEHWLAASLLAEPFARAFFAHYRTKRPATVQSALSRVNTFCQFLAEKGRCDATLADIDGDLVREFVKWMDATGMSESAKSGAFGVLKKVVGRLSHLPEYRAFLPARIDFPEGLWPGRHRRVVSREGLPITTLAAIEVACLREMREVLQRLDKGDALLASGRAAIAEGVDITSGRLDVLLAFIEDEYSGVISIGAEKKAQDRTLRYVIFKNGGLLRVNDWLAASSRDLVPFALMLAIRTAFNPETILGMELSALRENPLASGSADLHGIDARQKIVGKKNRAGRDQVRTYPCDDENIDNPVTIFRNTETITRRVRRFAGPLSTKLFIFRGIGAGKEVQANHFLIGVFNKKLREFAAAHGLPEFTLSQVRPTISELVDLISGGDIKAQQTILNHGSVDMTDGHYVSTAVRRRRMERLSEIVNRRGRWIASDGRADSRQPFPRGTGRAATGGFECFDPYDSPIPGQTQGKICSAWGECVTCPLASVDSQSPHALAHLVRLTSAIDAAKGDMSPQRWLSEWGPALEMLHERWLPSFRDPAVFAAAETIRLPPLLAIE
- a CDS encoding tyrosine-type recombinase/integrase; amino-acid sequence: MTDAEWTAIREHALPEGFRYVVDDAEEVVEPILLYLFDKCVGNAKIQSVGNTQLTYCKDLYEWFSYMAVAGLRWDTVSTEDVETYRDRLLGFGRSIATVRKRLIVILDFYKWAEKAGLSICQVDEREVRKIPRENSRDMLAHTNPGERHAESSRLLPKDQQTDNVDALSVDDIRVVSEHLGPSPGSLGDPRPSRDRIIMHLALATGMRVHECVALTLRQAQGLIPNATYGNSPLRITVTKGLNPRTVMIPPQVRADILTYIDTERAMAIRGTGSKTTALFVNAANGNRNRGGPVTAHTVERNFHKAVLAAGLTRIGVVAGPNGAEYLEVAKYSFHDLRHTFAVAYYQELVRQGRSEPWVTLKNLLGHKHLSTTINTYLRSVSSREAEMTDAITNFMRAIWNGQTT
- a CDS encoding NADAR family protein codes for the protein MGEDINFYRANEKPYGGFSNLYRRPVEIESEVFPTVEHAYQSRKARKPAVRRWILAAPTPSLVASAAHGLLHWDIAPGWSRLRYPWMLKCLQAKFGQHGDLAALLMNTGTARLVESGTVDSEVNRRWGEINGVGRNLLGRMLMRVRADLGGPSYQDDELANLVAAGIPLLTAA